A window of the Ardenticatenales bacterium genome harbors these coding sequences:
- a CDS encoding creatininase family protein: protein MNTEFFSYETMTWPEVAALPRDTPLLLPLGEGYDLARAASALGQPARVGVLPPLPFGWRGSGLAVAESLLGRLVANLLDSLREDGFSRVFALTPTGVDLGLGGGRLALPHVSQAAPALPLPAFSERDKVVIIPIGHTEQHGFHLPLSTDTLIIEAIGQGATAVVPALATCLPVFPYGVSTHRYAFAGTLNTGGRAFEDFWLAIVDALVARGFDRFYLMSGHGGSCSFLVNVVKYAGERHRRIFCATAWLHTSAHIAAPVVQAARRSARGGMGHAGELETAMILHLRPDLTRMDQVVDETDFIATDSYYMDWVEGGALVANPPWEDDTATGAYGAGSLATVENGVRWLNAGIAEKVAHIHEIHEQHTRREAKRQRVLGPFSDT from the coding sequence ATGAACACCGAATTCTTTTCCTACGAGACGATGACGTGGCCGGAGGTGGCGGCGCTGCCGCGCGATACGCCGCTGCTGCTGCCGCTGGGCGAGGGGTATGACCTGGCGCGGGCGGCGAGCGCGTTGGGGCAGCCCGCGCGCGTGGGCGTGCTGCCGCCGCTGCCGTTTGGCTGGCGCGGCAGTGGGTTGGCGGTGGCGGAGTCGCTGTTGGGGCGGCTGGTGGCGAATCTGCTGGATAGTTTACGCGAGGATGGTTTTTCCCGCGTGTTCGCGCTGACGCCCACGGGGGTGGACCTGGGGTTGGGTGGCGGTCGGCTGGCGCTGCCACATGTGTCGCAAGCCGCGCCTGCTCTGCCGCTGCCGGCATTTTCCGAACGGGACAAAGTGGTCATCATCCCCATCGGGCACACGGAGCAGCACGGCTTCCATCTCCCCCTGTCCACGGACACGTTGATTATTGAGGCGATTGGGCAGGGGGCGACGGCGGTTGTGCCGGCATTAGCCACCTGCCTGCCCGTGTTTCCTTATGGCGTGAGTACCCATCGGTACGCTTTTGCCGGCACGCTCAACACCGGCGGCCGCGCATTCGAGGATTTTTGGCTGGCCATCGTGGACGCCCTCGTCGCCCGCGGCTTCGACCGTTTCTACCTCATGAGCGGGCACGGCGGCAGTTGCTCCTTCCTCGTCAACGTCGTCAAATACGCGGGCGAACGCCACCGCCGCATCTTTTGCGCCACCGCCTGGCTGCACACGTCCGCGCACATCGCCGCCCCGGTGGTGCAGGCTGCGCGCCGCTCCGCCCGCGGCGGCATGGGGCACGCGGGCGAGTTGGAAACGGCCATGATCTTGCATTTGCGCCCCGACCTGACGCGCATGGATCAGGTGGTGGACGAGACAGACTTCATTGCCACGGACAGTTATTACATGGATTGGGTCGAAGGGGGGGCGCTGGTGGCAAATCCGCCGTGGGAGGATGACACGGCCACGGGGGCATATGGCGCGGGCAGTCTGGCGACGGTGGAGAATGGGGTGAGGTGGTTAAATGCCGGCATTGCCGAAAAGGTCGCCCACATCCACGAAATCCACGAACAGCACACGCGGCGGGAAGCCAAACGCCAGCGCGTGCTCGGCCCGTTCTCAGACACTTGA
- a CDS encoding cupin domain-containing protein: MTLVGDAPTESIVSRAFFRGEKANAILFGFAAGQELSEHTASHPAILHFLSGEARLTLGEEVKMAKAGTWVHMPAHLPHAILAQTPVTMLLLLLKS; encoded by the coding sequence ATGACGCTGGTGGGGGATGCGCCAACGGAAAGCATTGTCAGCCGCGCATTTTTCCGTGGCGAGAAGGCCAACGCCATTTTATTCGGCTTCGCCGCCGGGCAGGAGTTGTCGGAACATACGGCCTCGCACCCGGCAATTTTGCACTTTCTCAGCGGCGAGGCGCGGTTGACGCTGGGTGAGGAGGTGAAGATGGCGAAGGCGGGGACGTGGGTGCATATGCCGGCACATCTCCCCCACGCCATCCTCGCCCAAACCCCCGTCACCATGCTCCTCCTCCTGCTAAAATCATGA
- a CDS encoding SDR family oxidoreductase, giving the protein MDLQLEDKVALVTAASKGLGKAAARALAAEGARVVMCARSELIETAAAEIRAETGARVVAARADVTVAADVARLAQVALDEFGRIDILITNAGGPRPGRFLDLMPADWEAAAQLTLMSAVRLCYAVVPIMLAQGSGSIVAIESVSIKQPVDNLILSNALRLAVIGMLKSMANELGPRGIRVNSINPTFTWTERVAQLLQSRIAGTGADIEEEAEKIAATIPLRRMGDVAEFGRAIAWLASPAASFIHGHNLMFDGGASQFPV; this is encoded by the coding sequence ATGGATTTGCAATTAGAAGACAAGGTGGCGCTGGTGACGGCGGCTTCGAAGGGGTTGGGCAAGGCGGCGGCGCGGGCGCTGGCCGCTGAAGGGGCGCGGGTGGTGATGTGCGCCCGGAGCGAACTGATTGAAACGGCGGCGGCGGAGATTCGCGCGGAAACGGGGGCGCGGGTGGTGGCGGCTCGCGCCGATGTGACGGTGGCGGCGGACGTGGCGCGGCTGGCGCAGGTTGCGTTGGACGAGTTCGGGCGCATTGATATTCTAATTACCAATGCGGGTGGTCCGCGTCCGGGGCGATTTCTGGATTTGATGCCGGCAGATTGGGAAGCCGCGGCCCAGTTAACGTTGATGAGCGCCGTGCGCCTCTGCTATGCAGTTGTGCCCATTATGCTGGCGCAGGGGAGTGGCAGCATCGTAGCGATTGAGTCGGTATCCATCAAGCAGCCCGTGGACAACCTGATTTTGTCCAACGCGCTGCGGCTGGCCGTGATCGGCATGTTGAAGTCGATGGCGAACGAGTTGGGACCGCGTGGGATTCGCGTGAATTCGATCAATCCGACTTTTACCTGGACGGAACGGGTGGCGCAGTTGTTGCAGAGCCGGATTGCCGGCACGGGCGCGGACATTGAGGAAGAGGCGGAGAAAATCGCGGCCACCATTCCCCTGCGGCGGATGGGGGATGTGGCGGAGTTTGGGCGGGCGATTGCCTGGCTGGCTTCTCCCGCGGCCTCGTTTATTCACGGCCACAACCTCATGTTTGATGGCGGGGCGTCGCAGTTTCCTGTTTAG
- a CDS encoding MBL fold metallo-hydrolase produces MPDPTPAYLSLMANRQPITASGATRTRYQAVPHYTEGLYDLGRDSYAWLVPNGSWGESNAGLIVGDGASLLVDTLWDLPYTRAMLAALEPLLRNAPLHTVVNTHADGDHFWGNLLVSQADIITSEASYREMLVTQPRTMLLLGNVGRALSLLHLFGAAKVGHWFQQMVRPYDFAGVVHFPAKRTFSGELALDVGGRGVHLIEVGPAHTQGDLMVHVPDARLLYAADILFIGSTPVMWAGPVENWLAALDHILALDVDLIVPGHGPLTDKEGVRLVKGYWEYVQKEVTERYQAGLSPRAAARDILLAPDYARQPFADWDSPERLLTSTHTLYRHLQGRTDHPKPPELLNIMRRQALLAHERPHAAPTIMRRRGQA; encoded by the coding sequence ATGCCGGACCCAACCCCCGCCTATCTATCCCTCATGGCAAACCGCCAACCCATCACCGCTTCCGGCGCGACCCGCACGCGCTATCAGGCCGTGCCCCACTACACCGAAGGACTGTACGACCTGGGGCGCGACAGCTACGCCTGGCTCGTGCCCAACGGCTCCTGGGGTGAATCCAACGCCGGGCTGATCGTCGGCGACGGAGCCTCGCTGCTGGTAGACACGCTCTGGGACCTGCCCTACACGCGCGCCATGCTCGCCGCCCTGGAGCCGCTGCTGCGGAATGCCCCCCTGCACACCGTGGTGAACACGCACGCCGATGGCGACCATTTCTGGGGCAACCTGCTCGTCAGCCAGGCGGACATAATCACCTCGGAAGCCAGTTACCGCGAGATGCTGGTGACGCAGCCGCGCACGATGCTGCTGTTGGGCAACGTGGGGCGGGCGCTGAGCCTGCTGCATCTGTTCGGCGCGGCCAAAGTCGGACACTGGTTCCAACAGATGGTGCGCCCCTATGATTTCGCCGGGGTGGTGCATTTCCCCGCCAAACGCACTTTCAGCGGCGAACTGGCGCTGGACGTAGGCGGGCGCGGCGTCCACCTCATCGAAGTCGGTCCCGCCCATACGCAGGGCGACTTGATGGTTCACGTCCCCGACGCCCGCCTCCTCTACGCCGCCGATATTCTCTTCATCGGCTCCACGCCCGTGATGTGGGCCGGCCCGGTGGAGAACTGGCTTGCGGCTCTGGACCACATCCTGGCGTTGGACGTGGACCTGATTGTGCCCGGACATGGCCCGCTCACGGACAAAGAAGGCGTGCGCCTGGTGAAGGGGTATTGGGAATACGTACAAAAAGAGGTGACGGAACGGTATCAGGCGGGGCTTTCTCCGCGGGCCGCCGCGCGCGACATCCTGCTCGCGCCCGACTACGCCCGCCAGCCCTTCGCCGACTGGGACTCCCCCGAACGCCTCCTCACCAGCACGCATACCCTCTACCGCCACCTGCAAGGGCGCACCGACCACCCCAAACCACCGGAACTGCTGAACATCATGCGCCGGCAAGCCCTCCTGGCCCACGAACGCCCCCATGCCGCCCCCACCATCATGCGCCGGCGCGGCCAGGCCTGA
- a CDS encoding SUMF1/EgtB/PvdO family nonheme iron enzyme: MQYEDFDVSIEAIAGRTYRVAVLHSPAGEAQETVDFPFDAVALKLRLAQLENALLKSSGGRRRALTKSEQDVMAFGKALFDFLMVGEIGRRYAVSHDRCRQSGKGLRLKLRIQDPALAALPWEFLYDQRYDAYLALSQRTPLLRYLELPRPLRPLTVTPPLRILGMVANPADQAQLDVAVEKERVEQALADLRTDGLVELTWLDGQGWRDLHRALRRQQWHIFHFIGHGGFDRLQNEGYLLFADTQGNSRRMTAASLGRLLGDHDPLRVVLLNACEGGQSGDDVFSSTAATLVRSGIPCVLAMQYAITDAAAIEFARTFYEALADGLPTETAVSDARKSITFSRQNSLEWGTPVIFTHAPDGVLFDLADAPALPQKERKKQPPPWRLNARGLPLIESWEQLRGVEKLPPRIVWVKDEKEMALIPAGPFIMGTTEEEARALSEEFGWDIRWTMAETPRRTVTLPAYYMDLTPVTHHDYIRFLAENPDYPVPLVAEDWGQPYNWDEKQRRPPDGLRRHPVVLVSWEDAQAYARWAGKALPTEEQWEKGARGGDGRRYPWGNEWDSARVNSAERLAGREIKNASEWNKWWDKNSGDLLKKVNTTPAGSYYAGASQYGLLDMSGNVWEWCDAWYAAYPASSAQHDDFGWKYRVVRGGSWLNLRDHVRCASRRGDTPHGRYAFVGFRCASTPF; encoded by the coding sequence GTGCAATATGAGGATTTTGACGTCAGTATCGAAGCCATCGCTGGCCGCACCTACCGCGTGGCGGTGCTGCACTCCCCCGCCGGCGAAGCGCAGGAGACGGTTGATTTCCCCTTTGATGCCGTCGCCCTGAAACTGCGCCTGGCGCAGCTAGAAAACGCCCTGCTCAAATCCAGCGGCGGTCGCCGCCGCGCCCTCACGAAAAGCGAGCAGGACGTGATGGCGTTTGGCAAAGCCCTCTTTGACTTCCTCATGGTGGGCGAAATTGGCCGCCGCTACGCCGTCAGCCATGACCGCTGCCGGCAGTCAGGCAAAGGACTGCGGCTGAAACTACGCATCCAGGACCCGGCGCTGGCGGCGCTCCCCTGGGAATTCCTCTACGACCAGCGGTATGACGCGTACCTGGCCCTCTCTCAACGCACGCCCCTGCTGCGCTACCTGGAACTGCCGCGCCCGCTGCGCCCCCTAACCGTGACGCCGCCGCTGCGCATCCTGGGCATGGTCGCCAACCCCGCCGATCAGGCGCAATTAGACGTAGCCGTGGAAAAGGAGCGCGTCGAACAGGCGCTGGCTGACCTGCGCACCGATGGGCTGGTGGAACTCACCTGGTTGGACGGGCAGGGCTGGCGCGACTTGCACCGGGCGCTGCGCCGCCAACAATGGCACATTTTCCACTTCATCGGGCACGGCGGCTTTGACCGGCTGCAAAACGAGGGGTATCTCCTCTTTGCTGATACGCAAGGTAATTCGCGGCGCATGACGGCTGCCAGCCTGGGGCGACTGTTGGGCGACCACGACCCGCTGCGCGTGGTCCTGCTCAACGCCTGCGAGGGGGGGCAAAGCGGCGACGACGTCTTTTCCAGCACCGCCGCTACCCTGGTGCGCAGCGGCATCCCCTGCGTCCTGGCCATGCAGTACGCGATTACGGACGCCGCCGCGATTGAATTCGCGCGCACGTTTTACGAGGCGCTGGCCGACGGGCTGCCCACGGAAACCGCCGTCAGCGATGCGCGCAAGAGCATCACCTTCAGCCGCCAGAACTCGCTGGAATGGGGCACGCCCGTCATCTTCACGCACGCTCCCGACGGCGTCTTGTTTGACCTGGCGGATGCGCCCGCTTTGCCGCAAAAGGAGCGCAAAAAACAACCGCCGCCCTGGCGCTTAAACGCGCGCGGCTTGCCCCTGATTGAATCCTGGGAGCAGTTGCGGGGCGTGGAAAAGCTGCCGCCGCGCATTGTCTGGGTCAAAGACGAGAAGGAAATGGCGCTCATTCCCGCCGGCCCCTTTATCATGGGGACAACGGAAGAGGAAGCGCGGGCGCTGTCAGAAGAGTTTGGTTGGGACATTCGTTGGACGATGGCCGAAACGCCGCGGCGCACCGTCACGTTGCCCGCTTATTACATGGACTTGACCCCGGTGACGCATCACGACTACATACGTTTCCTGGCTGAAAACCCCGATTACCCGGTTCCCCTGGTCGCGGAAGATTGGGGACAGCCGTATAATTGGGATGAAAAACAGCGGCGTCCCCCAGATGGTTTGCGGCGGCATCCCGTCGTATTGGTCAGTTGGGAAGACGCCCAGGCCTACGCCCGTTGGGCGGGCAAAGCCCTGCCCACGGAGGAACAATGGGAAAAAGGCGCGCGCGGCGGCGACGGGCGGCGCTATCCCTGGGGAAATGAATGGGACAGCGCCCGCGTCAACAGCGCGGAACGATTAGCCGGGCGTGAAATCAAGAATGCCAGTGAATGGAACAAATGGTGGGATAAGAACAGCGGCGACCTGTTGAAAAAGGTGAATACAACGCCCGCGGGTAGCTACTACGCGGGCGCCAGCCAATATGGTCTGCTGGATATGAGCGGCAACGTCTGGGAGTGGTGCGACGCCTGGTATGCCGCTTATCCCGCATCGTCGGCGCAGCATGATGATTTTGGCTGGAAATATCGTGTGGTGCGGGGCGGCTCGTGGCTCAACCTCCGCGACCACGTGCGCTGCGCCTCCCGCCGCGGGGACACTCCCCACGGTAGGTACGCCTTTGTGGGGTTCCGCTGCGCGAGCACTCCTTTCTGA
- the avd gene encoding diversity-generating retroelement protein Avd, which produces MTSPKRPESPIFVRTYDWLRWLLPLTLDFPKSQRFLLAQRLQQKSLDFYDHLVAAGRRVDVDENLKQADVLLEQIRLNVRLCRDMKLMGPRQYEHAARLLDEIGRLLGGWLAKQKREKGSNVS; this is translated from the coding sequence ATGACGTCCCCGAAGCGGCCTGAGTCCCCCATTTTCGTGCGCACCTACGACTGGCTGCGCTGGCTGCTGCCGTTGACGCTGGATTTCCCCAAATCCCAACGGTTCCTCCTGGCGCAGCGGCTGCAGCAAAAGTCGCTGGATTTCTACGACCACCTGGTTGCCGCCGGGCGGCGCGTGGATGTAGACGAGAATCTGAAGCAGGCAGACGTCTTGCTAGAGCAAATTCGACTCAATGTACGACTGTGCCGCGACATGAAGCTCATGGGACCGCGCCAATATGAACATGCGGCGCGGCTGCTGGACGAAATCGGACGGCTGCTCGGCGGCTGGCTGGCTAAGCAGAAAAGGGAAAAAGGCAGCAATGTCAGCTAA
- a CDS encoding SUMF1/EgtB/PvdO family nonheme iron enzyme, giving the protein MWQIGRCVRPLLGRRAEVRGGSWNNNRDHVRCANRNRNTPHNRNNNVGFRCANTRWRPIKMPQSS; this is encoded by the coding sequence ATGTGGCAGATAGGGCGCTGTGTACGCCCTCTGTTGGGACGGCGCGCAGAGGTGCGGGGCGGCTCGTGGAACAACAACCGCGACCACGTGCGCTGCGCCAACCGCAACAGGAACACTCCCCACAATAGGAACAACAATGTGGGGTTCCGCTGCGCGAACACTCGTTGGAGACCGATCAAGATGCCGCAGTCGTCTTAA
- a CDS encoding SUMF1/EgtB/PvdO family nonheme iron enzyme — MSGHYLDFELQIEPANTEGQYEVSVVASPAGETQRPEVIPFPFDARDMERLQLRLENALLRSRTRSRRALSPEEEAVRRFGQRLFETVFQGDVRSLFYESRLLAGGAAQGVRIKLRLQPPEWARLPWEFLLEPRRDEFICLSRDTPIVRYLELAQPVTPLQVTPPLRILGMVCSPYDLPQLDVDLEKQRVEQALAAQRGAAIDITWLTGQTVTDLQRALRRTRREPYHIFHFIGHGSFDAARDEGVLWLADQQGRAQALTANKLALLLGDHHSLRLVVLNACEGARGGDLDVFSSTAATLVRRGVPAVLAMQYEISDAAALLLAEWFYESLADDLPVDTAVTEARKAIALANDRSLEWGTPVLFMRARDGRIFDLQAGATPPATPPDERSGGIPPHLYSQLRGALSDCGPFATDRALRAVFVDRRLAPWRSGLPQAASQAERVAYTIEYLYQRDNDAGENALVLFLHVLSERAPAGDACQQRLAQLAQAWQQEIGSRDEAVTRSAIPAPIPVAKAPVLAAPPANVAIPHIVTGAAPLEMAWCWVPGGKFTMGSEDFGDEKPIHEVHVGGFWLARYPVTNAQFRLFMEAGGYEEKRWWTAAGWQQRQAAKWTQPRYWTDKKWNGAQQPVVGVSWYEAAAFCAWAAAATGGGIHLPTEAEWEKGARGTDSRAFPWGAAEPNDKLCNFHGSKVGQTTPVGRYSPQGDSPYGGADMAGNVWEWCRSQYAAYPYEKDDDRNDEGGTNVRVMRGGSWYDDRDLVRCALRNRLTPHIRNINVGFRCASTPF; from the coding sequence ATGAGCGGACATTATCTTGACTTTGAACTGCAAATTGAACCGGCCAACACGGAAGGGCAGTATGAGGTTTCCGTCGTTGCTTCTCCGGCGGGCGAAACGCAGCGGCCTGAGGTTATTCCCTTCCCGTTCGACGCCCGCGATATGGAGCGGCTACAGTTACGCCTGGAAAACGCGCTGCTGCGGTCGCGCACGCGCAGCCGTCGCGCCCTCTCTCCCGAGGAAGAGGCAGTGCGCCGCTTTGGTCAGAGACTCTTTGAGACCGTCTTCCAGGGAGACGTGCGCAGCCTGTTTTACGAAAGTCGCCTCCTGGCCGGCGGCGCCGCGCAGGGCGTGCGCATCAAGCTGCGGCTGCAGCCGCCCGAATGGGCGCGCCTGCCGTGGGAGTTTCTGCTGGAGCCGCGTCGTGATGAATTCATTTGCCTCTCGCGGGACACGCCCATTGTGCGCTACCTGGAACTGGCGCAACCGGTCACCCCATTGCAGGTCACGCCGCCGTTGCGCATCCTGGGCATGGTGTGCAGTCCATATGATTTGCCGCAGCTAGACGTTGACCTGGAAAAACAGCGCGTGGAACAGGCGCTGGCGGCACAGCGCGGCGCGGCTATTGACATAACCTGGCTGACGGGACAAACCGTCACCGATTTGCAACGGGCGCTGCGCCGCACGCGCCGCGAGCCGTACCACATCTTCCATTTTATTGGGCATGGCAGCTTTGACGCCGCGCGAGACGAAGGCGTACTCTGGCTAGCGGATCAGCAAGGTCGGGCGCAGGCGCTCACGGCCAACAAACTGGCGCTGTTGCTGGGCGATCACCATTCGCTGCGACTGGTCGTGCTCAATGCCTGCGAGGGAGCGCGCGGCGGCGACCTGGACGTTTTCTCCAGCACGGCGGCCACGCTGGTGCGGCGCGGCGTTCCCGCGGTGCTGGCGATGCAGTACGAGATTAGCGACGCGGCCGCTCTGCTGCTGGCGGAGTGGTTTTATGAGAGCCTGGCCGATGACCTGCCCGTAGACACCGCCGTCACGGAAGCGCGTAAGGCAATTGCCCTGGCGAACGACCGTTCGTTAGAGTGGGGCACGCCTGTGTTGTTCATGCGCGCCAGAGATGGGCGCATTTTCGACCTTCAGGCGGGCGCAACCCCGCCCGCCACGCCGCCTGACGAACGTAGCGGCGGCATTCCTCCCCACCTTTACAGCCAGTTACGCGGCGCGCTGTCCGACTGCGGTCCTTTTGCCACGGACCGCGCGTTGCGAGCCGTTTTCGTGGACAGGCGGCTGGCGCCGTGGCGCAGTGGGCTGCCGCAGGCGGCTAGCCAGGCGGAGCGGGTGGCGTACACCATCGAATATTTGTATCAACGCGACAACGACGCGGGAGAGAATGCGCTGGTGCTGTTTCTGCACGTCCTGAGCGAGCGCGCGCCTGCGGGGGATGCCTGCCAACAGCGGCTGGCGCAACTGGCGCAGGCGTGGCAGCAGGAAATAGGGAGCCGCGACGAGGCGGTGACGAGAAGCGCAATTCCCGCGCCAATCCCGGTAGCGAAAGCGCCCGTCCTGGCCGCGCCGCCCGCCAACGTCGCCATCCCACACATCGTCACAGGCGCGGCGCCGCTGGAAATGGCCTGGTGCTGGGTGCCAGGCGGAAAGTTTACGATGGGGAGCGAGGATTTTGGCGACGAGAAACCGATCCACGAGGTGCATGTGGGCGGCTTCTGGCTGGCGCGGTATCCGGTGACGAACGCGCAGTTTCGCCTGTTCATGGAGGCGGGCGGCTATGAAGAAAAGCGTTGGTGGACGGCGGCAGGGTGGCAGCAGCGACAGGCGGCTAAGTGGACGCAGCCGCGCTATTGGACGGACAAAAAGTGGAATGGAGCGCAGCAGCCCGTGGTCGGCGTCAGCTGGTATGAGGCCGCCGCGTTTTGCGCCTGGGCGGCGGCAGCGACGGGCGGGGGCATCCATTTGCCCACGGAAGCGGAATGGGAGAAGGGCGCGCGAGGTACGGACAGTCGCGCTTTTCCCTGGGGCGCAGCGGAACCGAATGATAAGCTGTGCAACTTCCATGGCAGTAAGGTGGGCCAGACCACGCCGGTGGGCCGGTATAGTCCACAAGGAGACAGTCCCTATGGCGGCGCGGATATGGCGGGCAATGTCTGGGAGTGGTGTCGCAGCCAATATGCTGCTTACCCTTATGAAAAGGATGATGACCGCAATGACGAGGGTGGAACAAATGTTCGCGTGATGCGGGGCGGCTCGTGGTACGACGACCGCGACCTCGTGCGCTGCGCCCTCCGCAACAGGCTCACTCCCCACATTAGGAACATCAATGTGGGGTTCCGCTGCGCGAGCACGCCTTTCTGA
- a CDS encoding fumarylacetoacetate hydrolase family protein, whose product MKLATFVKSGDSPQIGVLLDGEQTIAALAAGMRARSGKSSPHFADMLAFLRGGVAARELAQEVAAYVADQRPPEAVVPLADVTLLSPVPRPESLRDCMSFEQHIINSIRVAGLKKLAPVDEWIERRFGRRRSLAYRLNKAWYERPIYYKGNRFSVIGPDADVTMPPYTRRFDYELEWGVYIGRTGRDIPTSRAHDYIGGYTIYNDFSARDMQMKEQGGRLGPAKGKDFDGGNAIGPYLVTPEEVPDPYSLTMTATINGEEWSRGSTADMHWTFADIIAYISQAETLYPGEFLGSGTCSGAEGRGCGMEMGRYLQAGDVVALSVTGLGTLRNRVIRAG is encoded by the coding sequence ATGAAATTAGCCACCTTTGTAAAGTCAGGCGACTCCCCGCAGATTGGGGTTTTGCTGGATGGGGAACAAACGATTGCGGCGTTAGCGGCGGGGATGCGGGCCCGCAGCGGCAAATCCTCTCCCCATTTTGCGGATATGCTGGCCTTTTTGCGCGGCGGCGTGGCAGCGCGGGAACTGGCGCAGGAAGTGGCGGCCTACGTGGCCGACCAGCGCCCGCCGGAGGCCGTGGTGCCCCTGGCGGACGTGACGCTGCTCTCCCCCGTGCCGCGCCCGGAGTCGCTGCGGGATTGCATGTCGTTTGAGCAGCACATCATCAACAGCATCCGCGTGGCGGGGCTGAAGAAACTGGCTCCGGTGGATGAGTGGATTGAGCGCCGCTTTGGTCGGCGACGTTCGCTGGCGTATCGCCTGAACAAGGCGTGGTATGAGCGCCCCATTTACTACAAGGGCAACCGCTTCTCTGTGATTGGCCCGGACGCGGATGTGACGATGCCGCCGTATACGCGGCGGTTTGACTATGAGTTGGAGTGGGGCGTGTACATTGGCCGGACGGGGCGGGATATTCCCACAAGCCGGGCGCACGACTACATTGGCGGCTACACTATTTACAACGATTTCTCGGCCCGCGACATGCAGATGAAGGAACAGGGAGGCCGCCTGGGACCGGCGAAAGGGAAGGATTTTGACGGGGGTAACGCCATTGGCCCGTATCTGGTGACGCCGGAGGAGGTGCCCGATCCCTACAGCCTGACCATGACGGCGACCATTAATGGGGAGGAATGGTCACGCGGCAGCACGGCGGATATGCACTGGACTTTCGCGGACATCATCGCCTACATTTCGCAGGCGGAAACACTTTATCCGGGCGAGTTTTTGGGATCGGGCACCTGTTCTGGGGCGGAGGGACGCGGCTGCGGCATGGAGATGGGGCGCTATTTGCAGGCGGGCGACGTGGTGGCCCTCTCGGTGACGGGCCTGGGCACGCTGCGCAACCGGGTCATTCGCGCCGGCTAA
- a CDS encoding DUF1003 domain-containing protein encodes MPKLKFPQPFIHYHPPVQDVNQVFTAQLTPGQRAADWVANFVGSWPFLIGQSLLLLLWIMLNVVGFLRHWDPYPFILMNLILSTQAAFTAPVIMMSQNRQAARDRLEAHNDFLINQKAEEEIRAMLDNLAAQNEAIARLHEMLVELQAQQGQQP; translated from the coding sequence ATGCCCAAGTTGAAATTTCCCCAACCATTCATTCATTATCACCCACCGGTGCAAGACGTAAACCAGGTGTTCACGGCGCAACTTACGCCAGGACAACGGGCGGCGGATTGGGTTGCTAATTTTGTCGGTTCCTGGCCTTTTCTGATTGGGCAATCTCTTTTGCTGCTGCTGTGGATCATGCTGAATGTGGTCGGTTTTTTGCGGCATTGGGACCCGTACCCGTTCATCCTCATGAACTTGATTCTGTCTACGCAAGCCGCCTTCACCGCGCCCGTGATCATGATGAGCCAGAACCGACAGGCGGCGCGCGACCGGTTGGAGGCGCACAACGATTTCCTCATCAATCAGAAGGCGGAGGAGGAAATCCGGGCCATGTTGGATAACCTGGCGGCGCAAAATGAGGCCATCGCCCGCCTGCATGAGATGCTGGTGGAATTGCAAGCGCAGCAGGGGCAACAGCCATGA